Proteins encoded in a region of the Tolypothrix sp. NIES-4075 genome:
- a CDS encoding protein kinase domain-containing protein produces MKIDITQINQWGTIFAQIGNTFKNLVNRGIPKFIDFFVEGEYKYLVTEKLFGQNLAQYIHQQGTVSSQQGIQWMIEVCELLDYLHNQQSSIIHGDIQPLNLFIRKLDNRIVLQNFRFIKQIGMPVSTFLYSGIYVAPEQKYGQLLIQSDIYAIGVTLFFILTGEKPKTFYHQGDRSNQFHLEGTYNLTTKLQTIILQATQPNPENRYSTAKELAQALFTCL; encoded by the coding sequence ATGAAGATTGACATTACCCAAATTAACCAATGGGGAACGATTTTTGCACAGATAGGTAATACCTTCAAAAATCTGGTAAATCGAGGAATTCCGAAATTTATTGACTTTTTTGTAGAGGGCGAGTACAAATACTTGGTTACGGAAAAACTTTTTGGTCAAAATTTAGCTCAATACATTCATCAACAAGGAACTGTTTCATCCCAACAAGGAATTCAATGGATGATAGAAGTATGTGAACTTTTGGATTATCTTCATAATCAACAATCTTCAATTATCCACGGTGATATTCAACCTCTAAATCTGTTCATACGGAAGCTAGACAATCGCATAGTTTTACAGAACTTCAGATTCATAAAACAGATAGGTATGCCAGTCAGTACTTTCCTGTATTCAGGAATTTATGTTGCCCCAGAACAAAAATATGGTCAATTGCTGATCCAATCTGATATTTATGCCATTGGTGTAACGCTATTTTTTATTCTTACGGGGGAAAAGCCAAAAACCTTTTATCATCAAGGGGATCGGAGCAATCAATTTCATCTTGAAGGGACTTATAATCTTACCACAAAATTGCAAACAATTATTTTACAGGCAACCCAACCTAACCCTGAAAATCGTTACTCAACAGCTAAAGAACTTGCTCAAGCTTTATTTACATGTCTTTAA